A segment of the Centropristis striata isolate RG_2023a ecotype Rhode Island chromosome 15, C.striata_1.0, whole genome shotgun sequence genome:
TCACAAAAGTAGGTGTAAAAGTAGATGACTTTCTCTTgataattgtaaaaaataaaataaaaaaataggacTATACTGCAAACTAACAGCAGTAACTAGatatttggttgaaattgagtgataactaaaaatgaactccttgatgtttgttttatattttgacaaagttttaggtttcagtgttgctttatttcagagaaatgatgatataaaaattgcagtaactacaaatgtgagataaaattatattaagactaaaatataacattactttatactattacgtctaaaatacacaaatctttaaatcgagttgttaaacacttttaaatacatttatgacaaaatcaatttgaaaatgtttattcactgaaaactaaatataaaagctgaaagaagacaacattatagttactgcactctggttttgcattactattagaacctgttacagcaaaaccagagtgcagtaacttcgCTTTTGATACTCAAAGTGTCAAAAGAAGCACATTTGAATACTAAATATAATCCACAGACacagtgcaaaaaaaaggtgtgtctaaaaacaagataaaaaaactaaatttgagggaaattatcttgctgcatggacagataatttcacttgacaagatttcttaaattaagatgatcaaatatagaaataagcatgttgaacgcttaaaataagaaactaactcttaaaacaagataaattaaagctgcaagcagcgatgaactggcctgagcagagtgcactgcaaattatttgtttcttacaaagataaaaaaaaataacatttagaagtgttagataatttaccttgttttaagagttaatttcttattttaagtgttcaacatgcttatttctagatttaacaatcttaatttaagaaatcttgtcaagttaaattatctgtccatgcagcaagatcatttccctctgaTTTAgtggttttatcttgtttttagacaccctttttttgcagtgcattgttGTGAACAGTCCTCTGAGTTTAGATTGTGAAATCCTAAAACTGCTGCGTTAAGGgaaatgttgaagataaagaGTATGAGAAACTCCTCCAGAATCCTTGAGGTTTTAGTCATCTGCTTCATgttttcatgtaggaactattttctttcttgtatAGTTCCTCCTCTACTGCTCACATAAATCTATATGGCTGATAATTCCAGctcttggcaaaaaaaaaaaaaaaatctagattaATAAATAGTACTAAAGGTAAGacgaaaaatatgtatttctgatattggggtgaactgtccctttaaggacGTGTAACATTAAAGTAGCCTGATAATAATTAGACTgcattctttgtcattttgtaatgACTGGCAGCATTTAAAAGACCTtggacaaaaaatgtcaaaatatcttTTTCATTTGGACTTCACTACATATATTTTGTcacattatttgattattttaaccatCTTCTCCATAAGTTGCTACTGAACTTGACTTGACACTATGAAACATCcgaacaaaaagttttttttcagttcccATAGTTCTAATTGTCTGTAACTTCCAGTATCCTGGGTTTGACTGTGGAATCCTAAAACTGCTGCCTTTAGGGAAAACTTTGAAGATATAGTAGAGAGGATATGAGAAACCCCTCCTTGAGGTTTAAAAAGAGCATTTAGGAAGTGAACACCAATTCATCTCAATTCTCATGTATTTCTCTATCTCCTGTAATCACACCAAagggtttgtgttttttgttgctacttttttacaaatcaaaatggccaaaaactaatatattgttattgtgtcttgatttttacacacaaaaaacttgTGACAAAGTCCTGACTCCTGCAGAATATTGTCAGATTGTTTCAATCCGTCTGGTGAGCATTAGCTGTAAATTTGGCTGTTGTCTCAGCTTTGCACAGAAATTATTAAACCTGTAAAATGACTTGGGGTGACCATGCTCCCTCTAGTGGAGAAATATACAAAGTGCTTACCAAGGCTGTCATCTGTTCACCCCATAGGTTCACCACCCTCCGGGAAAGCTTCTGTGTGGAGATGATTCACTGTTAGACATGAAAAACATTccaagtgaaaaaataaaaatgaaaacttggCTATGTTGAGAAGTTTTTGCCCATATttagttgaaattatgagattaaaaaagtcataattatgagataaaaagtagaAAGTAAGGTTCCTTcctttcaactttttatctaataattttgaaattttttgtcatcatttgacttttatctcataattttgacttttttgtcataattagtactttttatctcatcattttgactatttatctcataattgactttttatctcataattttgacttaatatggggaaaaaaattctcaaCAAAGTCaagttttaatttatatttttcaaatggCGGAAATGGGCTTCCTTAAGAGCATTTGATCTcacaattttgactttttatctcataattttgactttttatctcataattatgacttttatctaataattttgacttttaacCTCATAGTTGAATTTTtctctcataattttgactttttctctcataatttaaacttttcaattcacaattatgactttttatctcataattctcatgattttgactttttatctcataattttaactttttatctcataatggacgttttatctcataatggatgttttatctcataattgaCTTTTTagctcataatttcgacttaatatggaaaaaaaagttttcatttataattttCAAATGGCGGAAATGGGCTTCCTTAAAACGTTTCATCTcctaatttcgactttttatctcctaatttcgactttttatatcataattatgactttctatctcataattataactttttatctcatatttgttttacttttatttaataattatgactttttatccaaTAATTATGCCCTTTaactcataattgtgactttttatctcataattgtgactttttatctcataatttttactttttatctcataattatgactttttatctcataatttcgatttAATATGGGCAGTTCTCAACAAAATTAAGTttccatttatatttttaggaAATGggctttcataaaaaaaaaatgtgaacaacAAAATGTGCAGTTTTCATTGACTAGAACTCACTGTTCCAGCTTACCTATGTCTTAGGACTTGCGAACACAGACCCACTCCGTCTTCATAATGGGAATGGTTACTTCAAACAACATGTCACAGGCCTCCTGAACAGATTGAAACTGCCTCGGTACTTTGAACACGTTTGTTTTGTGGAACCCCAGCTAGTGACTGCATACGGTACCTGTCATTTCACACAGAGTTAAAGgaaacaaatcaaatagtcAAGACAGCTTTCGTGTAATTTTTGTTCATTAGCAAACAGAGCCAGGGTAGcatgtaaaaaagtaaaatattgtttcctcactttaaaaagtaaaagccGAGATTCCTTTGAGATACCACACGGGAACATGAGGTAAGAAGCTTAAATAGGCTAAAATTCAGTAACACTGACCCAAACCTACCCAAACTGGCAGCCCGTCACTCACACCATAATTAATTTACGTCGTGTGACTTAATAAGCAGGTTCTAATGGTTTTATCCCACCATTAGGCCTCCCTGTCTATAGGGGGCAATATACTTTAAACTGACATAGAAACAGGACTTGTTTCTCGTCGGACACAGTTACCCGGTGCACCGCCAGAAAGAAGCGCCGCATTCTCACATTTTCGCAAGTGTGGCTGCACAGGTGAGTTCAGATCCATCCAGAAACTGTAATAAATACTTCAGCTTTTGCTCTTTCACTTCCCGATGCTGTAGCATATTTACTATAATCTAAATCCTTACTATTCGCTAGCATCAAATCCTCAGCGGTGTGTTAAGGCAGCTACTGAAGACAGAAAACCGATGAATGGAGCTAGCTAGATTGCTAACACAACATTAGCTAGCGTTagcatggtgtttttctgtattcgTGCTGTTGAAAAGATAACCGGGAAGATATGTTGCCTCCGCCTGTCATTTGAGTTATTTTGCTAACTACTGATGTGGGTGAAATATCAGTAGTACATTCTCAAATAtgacaagttaaaaaaacaaagcagttgGGCAAACACTGTCCTGTGTTGTGGCATGCGTTACAACTGTCACTATGACAACCGACTGGACTGGACAGACTCCGTAGTTACATTTATGTGCTCCAGCTTGGTTAACTAGTTTAATGTGAGCTCAGAAACCTGGTTAGAAACTTGATACTTTCCCTGtttaaaagaaaggagaaaaaaactgaaacaccAGTGCGATCTGGATTGATGCATCGATTCAGTGAGCCAGTATCCTCCGGAATAGCTCAGTAATATAActgtttaatcatgtttttgatgtttttttgtgagcCAAAGAATCGATCTATCATATTGTGATTAAACCTGTGATTTACACCCCTACTTCTAGCTCATCTTCCATATTATTTCTCAGTGATGTTGGGCAGAAGTCTTGTTCAGTCTTACTATtaatgtgttctttttttgtttaaattgagacttgtgtaatatttgttatcattgtgtcatttttatcatgtaaatggatagagaaaaggcaatatcggcttcaagaatcgtcccaaaaaaatctgcagcacatatcgggatcagttaagactgatgtcaaaataatcggtatcagcATCGGGCTTATTTCCTGGATACTCTTTAGATAATGAAAGCCACTGTGCTGATATTTCTGGAAGTATTTTTGGAAGATGATATTTTGTTCTGaagggtaataataataagggtAATAAgggtaataaataataatcttaGGGTAATAACCTCCTACTATTACTgctgtttgtcattttttaagactCACTTTTCCCTTGTCCTTTGTTAGTTTCCAATAGGAGTTATATTCATtgtaatttattattgttttgttatattAAAGATGCTTCTGTCTGCTTCTGACTAAATATAGATGGCGACTACAAAGGTTCCAGAGGTTCGTGACATAACACGGATCGAGAGAATCGGTAAGCAACCACGTTCACACTGGGGCCTTTATGTGTTGATTTCCAATGGCATCTGGTCTTTACTCCCTCTTCCAAATGTGCttaatattaacatttctattctgtgtttagGAGCACATTCTCACATTCGTGGCCTTGGTTTGGATGATGCTCTGGAACCAAGACAGGTAGCGTTAAGCCTTAAGTTCACAGCATGTACTGTAGCTATGGGACTTCCCTGTTCAGATGGTATTTAGCACCTAACAAGGTGATATAATATTTAAAGTATAACTGTAAGGAAACCCTGAAAGCCATCTGAGTGAGGATAAAGTGAGTGAGCAAAAACAAGAATtgcctttttctcaaaattctcATTGTTTGAAATGATCCGGGTATGTAACGTAAAGCAAAAGAGTGAAAGACAAATTCAGTATCATGAGCAGAAATGTTGGGAATTTAACAGATATATTAGATTACAGCATAGAATGAGGTGTAGTTGTGCGTTAATAGGTGTTTGGCTTCAAGGATACCTGTTCGTGTTCACCTGCAGGTGTCTCAGGGGATGGTGGGCCAGCTGGCCTCCCGTCGGGCAGCAGGGGTCATCCTGGAGATGATCAAAGATGGCCACATCGCTGGCAGAGCCGTTCTGATCGCTGGCCAACCTGGCACAGGAAAGACTGCTATCGCTATGGGTAAGCCAAGGGTCACATTGGAGGCTTTCCAGAACATTATCATTTCATCGTCCTCCTCTTCTTGAAGTCATATTGTTGTTGTAATTGGTTTAAGTTATATTTTCATAAAGCATAAGTTCCTTTTACCCTAGATTCACTATGTGAGTATAGGTTCAGCtgaaattattatcaatttTTATGCAGGCATCGCCCAGTCTCTTGGCAACGATACTCCCTTCACAGCGCTGGCCGGTAGTGAGATCTTCTCCCTGGAAATGAGCAAGACCGAGGCGCTCAGCCAAGCCTTTAGAAAAGCCATCGGAGTGAGGATCAAGTGAGTGAGCAAACACaataatttatgttttgtaattttcattgtttgaaATGAATCAGTATTCATAGTGGGTTTCTCTTTCAGAGAAGAGACAGAGATTATTGAAGGAGAGGTGGTGGAGATCCAGATTGATAGACCAGCCACTGGAACGGTACGCTGCTAACGGGACGGGATAcaattattctatatttttataataaatacatttgacattatctctggttttacttggccgaatataatcccaaaaaaatctggcatggagtttaaagCCAGAACTTGAGGGAAGCTGATAGCAAGACTCAACGTTCATTTTTaagtcttcacgtcatgaagaagtaatgtgcaggtgctttcatggacttgAGAGGGTTAACTAGTTTAATGTGAGCACAGAAACCTGGTTAGAAACTTGATACTTTCCCTGtttaaaagaaaggagaaaagaaCTGAAACATCAGCGCGATCTGGATTGATGCATCGATTCAGTGAGTCAGTATCTTTTGGAATAGCTCAGTAATATAActgtttaatcatgtttttgatgtttttttgtgagcCAAAGAATTGATCTTTTTGCCAGAGCACACTTTATGAGTTGCTTGAAGGCAACATTATAGGGAATAGGAAATTGAAACAAGTGTAAAACAGTACACACTCTGCTGTTAACACTGTCAACCTTATACATATTTATCTTTGTCTCGCAGGGTGCAAAGGTGGGCAAGCTGACCCTAAAGACGACTGAGATGGAGACAGTATATGACTTGGGCAACAAGATGATTGACAGCCTCAGTAAAGAGAAGGTTCAAGCAGGGTGAGCTCGTTGATCTTTATACACCAGGATGACTCAGGCCTGTCTGCTGGCTGTACGTTATCTAACTGCTcctctttgttttctctcagtGATGTTATTACTATCGACAAAGCCACTGGAAAGATCAGCAAGCTGGGCCGCTCCTTCACCAGAGCCAGAGACTACGATGCTATGGGAGCTCAGGTATCCTCTCACTGTTACATCTGCTGTTTCTCCATTTTCACATTTGACATACCAGAGACAATACATAACTCCCCTTATTCAAATAACCTCAGCTTCAtcatgatcatcatcatcatcagtttcTTTTCCTTCACAACCAGTTCACAAACTCATCCAAATATTTGAGATATATgtaatttaagtttaatttagCTAATCGAATCCTAAACACTACTAAAAAAGCACACCATCATTAATATACCATCATTTTGActgtttatttcataattacgactttttatctcataattttgactttttgtaaCAATTATGACTTATTaactcataattttgactttttatctcataattatgactctTATCTCATAAATGTGACTTTTATcttataattttgacttttttatcataattttgatttttttatctcatattttttgactttttatctcataattttttgACTttgtctcataattttgactttttatctcatagttatgactttttatctcataattatgactttatttcataatttttactttttgtcataattatgactttttatctcataatttttactttttatctcataaacaCAAACTTCCTAAACACTACTAAATAGGCACACCATCATTAATATACGATCGTTACAGTCATTAATAAACAGTGAATTTGATCTGAAAGTTCCACACAGGGACCACACTTAAAACCGCGACACATTGTGGAAGAGTAATTAATTTAAGGGGCagcttttttaaatgaactgtatttGTGTTACCTTGTAGACACAGTTTGTACAGTGTCCAGAGGGAGAGCTGCAGAAGAGGAAAGAGGTGGTCCACACAGTGTCCCTCCACGAGATCGACGTCATCAACAGCCGCACACAGGGCTTCCTGGCTCTGTTCTCCGGAGACACCGGAGAGATCAAGTCGGAAGTCCGGGAGCAGATTAATGCCAAAGTGTGTGAGTGGAGAGAAGAGGGCAAGGCAGAGATCATCCCTGGGGTACG
Coding sequences within it:
- the ruvbl2 gene encoding ruvB-like 2; this translates as MATTKVPEVRDITRIERIGAHSHIRGLGLDDALEPRQVSQGMVGQLASRRAAGVILEMIKDGHIAGRAVLIAGQPGTGKTAIAMGIAQSLGNDTPFTALAGSEIFSLEMSKTEALSQAFRKAIGVRIKEETEIIEGEVVEIQIDRPATGTGAKVGKLTLKTTEMETVYDLGNKMIDSLSKEKVQAGDVITIDKATGKISKLGRSFTRARDYDAMGAQTQFVQCPEGELQKRKEVVHTVSLHEIDVINSRTQGFLALFSGDTGEIKSEVREQINAKVCEWREEGKAEIIPGVLFIDEVHMLDMECFSFLNRALESDLSPVLIMATNRGITRIRGTNYQSPHGIPIDLLDRLLIIATSPYTEKETRQILKIRCEEEDVELSEEAHTVLTRIGMETSLRYAIQLISTAGLVCRKRKGTEVQVEDIKRVYSLFLDEARSSQYMKEYQDSFLFNETQTASMDTS